The following are from one region of the Candidatus Polarisedimenticolia bacterium genome:
- the tpiA gene encoding triose-phosphate isomerase, translating to MRIPLIVGNWKMHTTPVEAAALTRELVAKVPARHQMEIVIAPPYTSLAATAAALQGSRLKLAAQDLHWEDVGAFTGAISHLMLEAVGCTHVLVGHSERRIYFGETDHRVNQKLRAALRGGLAPILCIGEELVERETGRLHEVLIRQLDRALDEVSPGSADRLSVAYEPVWAIGTGHSATVEDAAQASHLIRRQLEQLWGAAAGDKVRILYGGSVTAGNAAGFAAHQAVDGVLVGGASLKAVDFAAIAAAGW from the coding sequence ATGAGAATCCCTCTGATCGTCGGGAACTGGAAAATGCATACCACCCCCGTTGAGGCTGCGGCCCTGACCCGCGAGCTGGTGGCGAAGGTGCCGGCGCGGCACCAGATGGAGATAGTAATCGCGCCGCCCTATACCTCCCTCGCCGCCACGGCGGCCGCGTTGCAGGGAAGCCGCCTGAAGCTGGCCGCCCAGGATCTGCATTGGGAGGACGTCGGCGCCTTCACGGGCGCCATCTCGCACTTGATGCTGGAGGCGGTCGGCTGCACGCACGTCCTGGTGGGCCATTCGGAGCGGCGGATCTATTTCGGAGAAACCGACCATCGAGTGAACCAGAAGCTGCGCGCCGCCTTGCGTGGAGGGCTGGCTCCCATCCTGTGCATCGGCGAGGAGCTCGTGGAGCGCGAGACGGGCAGGCTGCACGAGGTGCTGATCCGGCAGTTGGACCGGGCCCTCGACGAGGTCTCCCCCGGCTCGGCGGACCGCCTGTCGGTGGCGTACGAGCCGGTCTGGGCCATCGGCACCGGCCATTCGGCCACCGTCGAAGACGCCGCCCAGGCGAGCCATCTGATCCGGCGCCAGCTCGAGCAGCTTTGGGGAGCGGCGGCCGGCGACAAGGTGCGGATTCTCTACGGCGGCAGCGTCACGGCGGGCAACGCCGCGGGCTTCGCGGCCCACCAGGCCGTGGATGGGGTGCTGGTCGGAGGAGCTTCGCTCAAGGCCGTCGATTTCGCCGCCATCGC